Genomic window (Arachis hypogaea cultivar Tifrunner chromosome 13, arahy.Tifrunner.gnm2.J5K5, whole genome shotgun sequence):
TTTCCACTTCTTCATAAAACCAGAATCCGAAAGCACCCTCTCAACTACTTATTACCCTCTCTGCATCTTCAACTCTTTTGGATTTAAACTTAAATGACATGACATGGCAGAGAACACcacaagaacaagaagatgaagCTCCAAAGTCACAACCACAACAACCATGGTGCCAACAAAACCACTTCCTTCTACAAATGGCTCCTctgcctctctctttctctctactTCTCCACCTCCTACCTCATCACCACttcaccaccaccaccctcaccATCACAACCACCACACAACACAAAACCCTCCCCCCAGAGAACTCTCTTTGAAACTCCATGGTCGTCGTCCCTCAAGAATCTCAGGATCTTTGTTTATGATCTTCCTTCAAAGTTCAACACAGATTGGTTGACCAACCAAAGGTGCAGCACGCACTTGTTTGCATCCGAGGTTGCAATCCACCGTGCCTTGTTGACCAGCCACGTCAGAACCTTTGACCCTTACGACGCTGACTTCTTCTTCGTCCCCGTCTACGTTTCCTGCAACTTCAGCACCGTTAATGGTTTCCCCGCCATAGGCCACGCCCGCTCCCTTATCTCCTCCGCTGTTAAACTCATCTCCGATCGCTTCCCTTTCTGGAACCGCAGCCATGGGCGTGACCATGTCTTCGTCGCCTCCCACGATTTCGGCTCCTGCTTCCACACCCTCGTGAGTTAGTTACTCTTATTACCTTTCGTAACAGaattctaactaactaactaactagaaGGTTGGTTTTGAAGGAGGACGTGGCGATTGCGGATGGCGTGCCGGAGATAATGAGGAAATCGATCGTGTTGCAGACGTTTGGCGTGACATATAAGCACCCGTGTCAGGAGGTTGAGAACGTCGTCATACCGCCGTACGTGTCGCCGGAGAATTTGCGGACCACCGTCGACAAGCTCCCGGCGAATTGGCAGCGAGATATTTGGGTGTTCTTCCGCGGCAAAATGGAGGTCCATCCTAAGAATGTTAGCGGAAGATATTACAGCAAGTAATCACATTAAATTAACGTTTAATTAGCATTTAATTAATCCCACCAATCAAAGACTTAATCTGAGTTGAAAAAATGTAATAAATCATGGTTTTATTAGGTATGTAAATACTAAATTGACTTTTAACTCATTTTATTTGCATGATCGAGTTACAAAGTACGTTTTAACTTTTAACATGATtaacaatttattattcttattattatttgctGATGAACTCAATCTTTTGATCATGAAGGAAAGTGCGAACGATGATATGGCGAAAGTTCAGCGGTGACCGGAGGTTTTACCTTCAGAGGCATAGATTTGCCGGTTACCAGTCAGAAATCGCGCGTTCGGTTTTCTGTTTATGTCCGTTGGGGTGGGCCCCATGGAGTCCAAGACTGGTAGAGTCCGTTGCCTTGGGCTGCGTGCCGGTCATCATAGCCGACGGCATCCGATTACCGTTCTCATCCGCCGTGAGATGGCCGGAGATATCGCTGACGGTGGCGGAGCGCGACGTCGGGAAACTGGCGGAGATACTTGAGCGCGTGGCGGCGACGAACCTCAGCGATATTCAGAGGAATCTGTGGGACCCAATGACTAAGAAGGCACTTTTATTCAACGAGAGGGTCCATGAAGGCGATGCCACGTGGCAGGTTTTGCGTTCATTGAGCGAGAAGCTTGATAGGTCCTTAAGAAGCTCCAGAGTTTCCCGCCAATTAGATTTTGCCACGTAGTGGGTCAAGATTTTGGGTGCCGAAGTTTTCTTTCCACACACGCACATGCGGCACACCGTGGATTTTTCCAACGCGGCATACACACTCTTCTTTATTCAAAacagaaaacaataataataaataattaaccatGTATTTTAGGTATAGTTTTGTTTTGTATAATCATTTTTTGATGTAAATAGGAAGAGGATATATACaatacaattaattaatttgagtttTGTGATTATTTATTGATGTGTTATTAGATGGAGAATAATCTCTTACGGATGTAGAAAGCAGTGACCGATCCAAGTGCACTGGTGTGGGGCAAATGCTCCCACtacgatttaaaatttttttgagtagtatatgataataatatttatttgttcttattggattattaaatttgaccccatatgagaataatttttttgagtagtatatgataataatatttatatgattattaatatttattttggtacttaatcgtcaatttaaaaattttatattagatattcgttagaatgatcaattctcatatttaaacgaaattagtgttcttttttaaaaattaactcaaaagaatattatttatattatttttaaattagctttaatttttgcgtAGCAACTAGCAactatattaattgaaagaacttttttaactatgaatatcaataagagtcggcttctaattgtgttgggaagtgaatttttaaataattatctagtaatatatatggaaagagataaattttgatggtagtgctaagagaaaaattacttaatttttaaaaaatatataatctaaaagaatagaattttaaattatatattattatttaaattactattttagtgttttagtttatatattagatattttaaaggctaatcatattttataataacaaaatataattataacaataatcatgctatatgtacataaaaaataattatctgtataaaatatatattaaaatataaaatatatattaaaaataagttaaacaatacatgtatttatacatagatatatagtgattaatagataatttaatatttaattttttatatacacattatttttattataaaaattattatcatgttatataaattttgctcctactatcaaaattttctggaaCTGGTAGAGAGTGAAATGATTAGGGTGGGGTGTGTGTCAGAAGTATGGAGATAGAAGCACATGGTTTTTGAGATTGTGGGGGGAAATTATTTATGTTTCGTTGTCTTGGCGTGCTACTATATTCTCTGCTAAATCCAGCTAACGAAAAACTTTTAGCTTGTTTTTTTCTCGAGAATGGTGATTAATTTGCTTGCTTATAATGGATAAGACGTACTTAATTATTTCTTTATCGTACTTTATGCATGTTCTATTAGGTAATAATATCTACTAATTGGATGgtaaaaaattaaaggaaaaaaaacgtTGGTCACGAGTGGAAGTGTGGACAGCAACTGCTGCAGTTGCACAACTTCCAATGTCGAAAGAGAGTCTTACGAAATACGAATCCTTCTGTGTTAGAAGAAAGTACACAAGAGTCAAGgctaattttgtttctttttgtctaaacttaattaattaattatttttactagcgAGCTAGAGTTATTTCTAACgagaaaaatgttatttatacactaaaattagtaattaatatatttgtgtataaatatatatatagtttaatttatttttaatatatatttatattttaatatatattttatactaatagctgattttggtggctgattggtggctgattttaataAACACTTAACATAACCTTTTTAATGATattcaatttttgttttcatATCTCCACCATCATTTGATTTTCAAACTCCAGTCACGTTGCAAAGAGATGGTCTTCATGGTTTTTGGGGGACATTTTGAAAAGGCTAAGGTAATAAAAGAGTGAAGCAATGTGAAGTTTTGTTTTGGTCTTTGGATCAAATTTCACAGAGTATTTGGACTCAATTGTTGGTGACTAGAGAACATGAACTTTAGTGGTTTAAGCCCTTTTACAGGGAGCTtgcttaaaaagtgtagccttttaAATCTGGGCCTCCTAGTTCAAAAAACAATTGGGCCTCAATACATGTACACCCAATATTACAACAATTCATTGGTCAGCAGCACACCTTTAAATGGAGTTTAAATCTGCGATGAATTAGTCCTTGATCTATTGAGATGAGGAACACTGTggacaaaaaaaaattctattcttaatatataaaagtagatgaaTAAGTTTATCCACATTATTTTTAAGATATATTTCTCTTATTAATGTCATGTCAGCAACATCGcttacttggcaaaattttaaaatcaaccacttaatttttgccaaatcaactattatttccaAATCAGCAAAAAAATATACAAGTAATAGAAATATATGCAAATTAGGCTGCAAAATTACTAAtgacaataattaaaaattaatagtgTCTAACCAAATTTGTAACCTACGAGAATCTATatctctatatttattatattttaccgttataaacaatacaataaatttataatcccaataattaatttattaatttctataaataactcattaaatgtaataaacatccatattacaaatgttataataatctattaattataataagggagccactcaaataaagacgcctaaaacgtctttttttaagatatttttcaataattaaaatttaacatatataatcgattaaatcatgttatttttgttaaaattaggttagacaaattgatttaacaaaaaaaatggtgaatcaaatcttgaactggtctaaattaatattatttttttttataaaaaataactacagtacctttattatagaaaatgattaaaatactcttatatatatatatatatatatatatattaaaattctaaatcctaactctacgatagaaaaataagagactaaaatttaggattttcaaaattaatatatataataaaaatattatagtcattttctataatagggtattgtagtcattttctataaaaaaataatattaatttatactaatttaagatttgattcaccatttttcggtcaaatcaatttgtctagtctaattttgacaaaaataacacaatttaatcgattatatgtgttaaattttaattattaaaaaatatctttataaaaagacgTTTTCAGCGTCTTTATATGAGTGGCTCccttataataaattttacgttacaaatattcaaattccatactatttgaactacttatataagtctctCATCACTATTTcttcaaataacatcaaatttagcacaagaAATTTATTTCGCATTACACAACATCTTAAACTTACTCAGTGAAGCATCATTCTTTGGACAATATCACCAAATAAACAGACAATTGATTTATCAAAGTTCGTATGATTGTCTATGAAAAACATTAACACCCACAAACAATGGCAGAGCTTAGTTCAGATATGgccccccaaactttttataaaaaacttagtagtactttttcaaaagataaaaaatagttcaattgacttaaatactttactatgacttaaagtatctaataagttcaataaacaacactctctctatctttaagttcaaatataaaaaattagatattttttatatgataaaaaataatagaatattcaataagtattaatattattgtatttgtataaattgataaaaaaaattaaataaatattataaattttaatatttgtccttctaacttcttttttacatattttacaggatatatattcaaatttttatataaaataataatgaaaaatcaaagaattaatacatttttttaagaggaaggctaatatttaagaaggagaacatataacttttacaatatcaacatctgtagatagttcttctactttaatgaatcacgaagaaagtgagatataaccttcaaaagttcaaaaagttactGATGACTTTAACTTTAACTTTTTGGAACGAGATCTTgaaaaacggctttaaatttgaCAATATCACCCAAACCAAACCAGATAGATGagattagacgagcttatcttaaatggggtccatatcaaaaatattttgacaattattttctatctgaccc
Coding sequences:
- the LOC112736445 gene encoding probable glucuronoxylan glucuronosyltransferase IRX7; translation: MKLQSHNHNNHGANKTTSFYKWLLCLSLSLYFSTSYLITTSPPPPSPSQPPHNTKPSPQRTLFETPWSSSLKNLRIFVYDLPSKFNTDWLTNQRCSTHLFASEVAIHRALLTSHVRTFDPYDADFFFVPVYVSCNFSTVNGFPAIGHARSLISSAVKLISDRFPFWNRSHGRDHVFVASHDFGSCFHTLEDVAIADGVPEIMRKSIVLQTFGVTYKHPCQEVENVVIPPYVSPENLRTTVDKLPANWQRDIWVFFRGKMEVHPKNVSGRYYSKKVRTMIWRKFSGDRRFYLQRHRFAGYQSEIARSVFCLCPLGWAPWSPRLVESVALGCVPVIIADGIRLPFSSAVRWPEISLTVAERDVGKLAEILERVAATNLSDIQRNLWDPMTKKALLFNERVHEGDATWQVLRSLSEKLDRSLRSSRVSRQLDFAT